A portion of the Coriobacteriia bacterium genome contains these proteins:
- a CDS encoding gamma-glutamyl-gamma-aminobutyrate hydrolase, which translates to MSASNNQERGTLPIIGIVPTQMPEDHIFRVNDHYINSIVLSGGVPLIFPLSQDRRVYERLLPIVDGFVLTGGQDVDPERYGVSPDADDYEKLGEITPLRDAVEELILDFAHRFDVPTLGICRGMQTMNVHYGGTLYVDLPAQYDGVDSLTRRPILHWQVEEPTEAAHYIDVKRGSRLHGILGADSSAANSFHHQGVRMVADGFVPVAYASDGLIEAIEAIDKTFMLGVQWHPEFFLGEKHMGNLFNALVEEAIRARMSGRLDADAQREFFSR; encoded by the coding sequence ATGAGCGCGAGCAACAATCAGGAGCGGGGGACGCTTCCCATCATCGGCATCGTGCCCACGCAGATGCCCGAAGACCACATCTTCCGCGTGAATGACCACTACATCAACTCCATCGTGCTTTCCGGTGGTGTGCCGCTCATATTCCCGCTCTCGCAAGACCGGCGTGTCTACGAGCGCTTACTGCCCATCGTCGATGGCTTCGTGCTCACGGGCGGCCAGGACGTTGACCCGGAGCGTTACGGAGTCTCGCCAGATGCCGATGACTACGAGAAACTGGGCGAAATCACGCCGCTGCGTGATGCCGTCGAGGAACTCATTCTCGATTTCGCGCATCGCTTCGACGTGCCGACGCTCGGCATTTGCCGCGGCATGCAGACCATGAACGTGCACTATGGCGGGACGCTTTACGTCGATTTGCCCGCTCAGTACGATGGTGTGGATTCCCTTACGCGGAGGCCCATCCTGCATTGGCAGGTCGAAGAGCCGACAGAGGCGGCCCATTACATCGACGTGAAGCGCGGATCGCGTCTGCATGGCATACTCGGAGCGGATTCTTCGGCAGCGAACTCGTTTCATCACCAGGGCGTGCGCATGGTTGCCGATGGCTTTGTGCCGGTTGCGTATGCATCGGATGGCCTCATCGAGGCCATCGAGGCCATCGACAAGACCTTCATGCTCGGCGTGCAATGGCATCCCGAATTTTTCCTCGGCGAGAAGCACATGGGAAATCTCTTCAACGCACTTGTCGAAGAGGCGATCCGGGCACGCATGAGCGGACGCCTGGATGCAGACGCCCAACGGGAGTTTTTCTCGCGCTAG
- a CDS encoding 7-cyano-7-deazaguanine reductase produces MSQATREAEGLTLLGNQHTQYAQDYDPSLLETFENKHPGHDYMVTFRCPEFTTLCPITGQPDFATLYINYVPDERMVESKSLKLYLFSFRNHGDFHEDVVNVIMHDLVELMSPKYIEVRGMFYPRGGISIYPFANWARPGAGYEQIAAERMFSQLSDLDSGDGARG; encoded by the coding sequence ATGTCACAAGCCACGCGCGAGGCCGAGGGCCTCACCTTGCTCGGCAACCAGCACACCCAATACGCGCAAGACTATGACCCCAGCCTGCTCGAGACCTTTGAGAACAAACACCCCGGTCACGACTACATGGTCACGTTTCGCTGTCCGGAGTTCACGACGCTGTGCCCCATTACCGGCCAGCCCGATTTCGCAACGCTCTACATCAACTACGTTCCGGACGAGCGCATGGTCGAGAGCAAGAGCCTCAAGCTCTACCTCTTCTCCTTCCGCAATCACGGTGACTTTCACGAAGACGTCGTGAACGTAATCATGCACGATCTCGTTGAGCTCATGAGCCCCAAGTACATCGAGGTGCGCGGCATGTTCTACCCGCGTGGTGGCATCTCCATCTACCCGTTTGCCAATTGGGCACGCCCAGGTGCGGGCTACGAGCAAATTGCCGCCGAGCGCATGTTCTCGCAGCTCTCGGATCTCGACTCGGGAGACGGCGCGCGCGGATAG
- the mscL gene encoding large conductance mechanosensitive channel protein MscL — protein sequence MSFFKEFKEFINQGDVMDMAVGIIIGGALTAIVTALTSGIIQPLINFITGGNAEVGGLVIPGTGIDFGSFISACINFLIIAFIVFCLVKGVNKMRSMGKKDDAEPDAPCCPFCLEEVKVGATRCPHCAGVFEAPATSEQPKFA from the coding sequence ATGAGTTTCTTCAAGGAGTTCAAGGAGTTCATCAACCAGGGCGACGTGATGGACATGGCCGTCGGCATCATCATCGGCGGTGCGTTGACGGCAATCGTCACGGCGTTGACTTCGGGCATCATTCAACCGCTCATTAACTTCATCACGGGTGGAAATGCCGAGGTCGGGGGATTGGTCATTCCGGGAACGGGAATCGACTTCGGGTCGTTCATCAGCGCCTGCATCAACTTCCTCATCATCGCCTTCATCGTGTTCTGCCTTGTCAAGGGCGTGAACAAGATGAGAAGCATGGGCAAGAAGGACGATGCAGAGCCCGATGCCCCCTGCTGCCCGTTTTGCCTCGAGGAAGTCAAGGTGGGTGCGACGCGTTGTCCGCATTGCGCCGGCGTCTTCGAGGCTCCCGCAACATCTGAGCAACCGAAATTTGCTTGA
- a CDS encoding ferredoxin thioredoxin reductase catalytic beta chain produces MRIRMNEDREYVDKIRAGILKREGYCPCKVQISEENHCMCQEFRDQIADPEFEGYCHCRLYYKEL; encoded by the coding sequence GTGAGAATTAGGATGAACGAGGACCGCGAGTACGTCGACAAGATTCGCGCGGGAATCCTCAAGCGTGAGGGCTATTGCCCATGCAAAGTGCAGATAAGCGAAGAGAACCACTGCATGTGCCAGGAGTTTCGTGACCAGATTGCAGACCCGGAGTTCGAGGGTTACTGCCACTGCAGGCTCTATTACAAGGAGCTGTAG
- a CDS encoding exonuclease sbcCD subunit D produces MKLLHIADLHIGKRVNGLSMIEEQVHIIDQLVAIACDQDVAGVLIAGDVFDRPIPSREALETCERLFLGFCENGIEVFAIPGNHDSPQQLSFCSGLLGSSGLHIAKAFDANIDRFTVEQDGERVCIHLLPFVRPTDVRMALPDAAEEIVSHDDAVRQALACDELDDAACNILVAHQFVTASGVQPTTCDSEIASVGGADNVDASAFDAYDYVALGHLHGAQHVGRPQIRYAGSPLKYSFSETRHEKSATILSIEDGRIEIGTCLLEPLHDMREIRASYEEICAGADEGDPLDYLRVTLTDKSLPDAMAKLRALYPNILRLDWEQIVAPQSRARERLANVRQSSPLELFSAFYEQQTGEQLTSDERTLVEACIEEATR; encoded by the coding sequence TTGAAGCTGCTGCATATTGCAGACCTTCACATCGGCAAGCGCGTCAACGGCCTGTCGATGATCGAGGAGCAGGTTCACATCATCGACCAGCTTGTGGCGATTGCCTGTGATCAGGACGTCGCTGGCGTCCTCATCGCGGGCGACGTTTTCGATCGTCCCATTCCCTCGCGGGAAGCACTCGAGACCTGCGAGCGTCTTTTCTTGGGTTTTTGCGAGAACGGCATCGAGGTCTTTGCCATCCCCGGCAATCACGATTCGCCCCAGCAGCTTTCGTTTTGCTCTGGTTTGCTCGGCTCTTCGGGGTTGCATATCGCCAAGGCCTTCGATGCCAATATCGATCGCTTCACGGTCGAGCAGGATGGCGAGCGTGTCTGCATTCACCTGCTTCCCTTCGTGCGTCCAACCGACGTACGTATGGCATTGCCAGATGCAGCTGAGGAAATCGTCTCTCATGACGACGCGGTGCGTCAGGCTCTTGCCTGCGACGAGCTCGATGATGCTGCCTGCAACATCCTCGTCGCCCATCAGTTCGTCACGGCGTCGGGCGTACAGCCTACCACGTGCGATTCCGAGATCGCGAGCGTGGGCGGTGCGGATAACGTGGATGCTTCCGCGTTCGATGCGTACGATTACGTGGCGCTTGGGCATCTGCATGGGGCCCAGCATGTCGGGCGTCCGCAGATTCGTTATGCCGGAAGTCCTCTCAAGTATTCGTTTTCCGAAACGCGTCACGAGAAGAGCGCGACCATCCTCAGCATCGAAGACGGCCGCATCGAAATCGGAACGTGCCTGCTCGAACCCCTGCATGACATGCGCGAGATTCGCGCTTCGTATGAGGAGATATGTGCGGGCGCTGATGAGGGGGACCCCCTCGATTACCTGCGTGTCACGCTTACTGACAAGAGCCTGCCCGATGCCATGGCAAAGCTCCGTGCGTTGTATCCCAACATCCTGCGTCTCGATTGGGAGCAGATCGTTGCGCCGCAATCCCGAGCGCGCGAACGTCTTGCAAACGTCAGGCAATCGAGCCCGCTCGAGCTCTTCTCCGCTTTCTACGAGCAACAGACGGGTGAGCAGCTCACATCGGACGAGCGCACGCTTGTCGAGGCGTGCATCGAGGAGGCTACACGATGA
- a CDS encoding tRNA (uridine(34)/cytosine(34)/5-carboxymethylaminomethyluridine(34)-2'-O)-methyltransferase TrmL → MLNVVLFQPEIPANTGTIGRSCVLTNTRLHLIGPLGFSLDDRMVRRSGMGYWHDIDLITYDSYDEFLAQNPDARLWMFTKRADAYYHEVSYADGDYLMFGRESTGIDDAVLAAHPERCLRIPMIERDGLSPVTTPGPLSDPTDPDAVSLNLSNAANIVLFEALRQLGFPGVI, encoded by the coding sequence ATGCTCAACGTCGTCTTGTTTCAGCCCGAGATACCCGCCAATACGGGAACCATCGGCCGCTCCTGCGTTCTCACCAACACGCGCCTGCATCTCATAGGTCCGCTCGGCTTCTCGCTCGACGATCGTATGGTGCGCCGCAGCGGCATGGGATACTGGCATGACATCGACTTAATCACTTACGATAGCTACGACGAATTCCTCGCCCAAAACCCCGATGCACGCCTCTGGATGTTCACGAAGCGTGCGGATGCGTACTACCACGAGGTTTCCTATGCGGACGGCGACTATCTCATGTTTGGTAGGGAGTCCACCGGTATTGACGATGCTGTGCTTGCGGCGCATCCCGAGCGCTGCCTGCGCATTCCCATGATCGAGCGCGACGGGCTCTCGCCCGTCACGACGCCGGGCCCGCTCAGTGATCCGACCGATCCCGATGCCGTTTCCCTCAACCTCTCCAATGCCGCAAACATCGTTCTTTTCGAAGCGCTGCGCCAGCTCGGCTTTCCTGGTGTTATCTAG
- a CDS encoding NADH-quinone oxidoreductase subunit L: MATTAFLILFPVLVALVLMFVRNDRARSYITVIGALVIACGSIFCAVQFLSPETHVFPVSDTAAMVIDYVALAIELVLCLYIFVKGVYYKKPLAVVLAVIQLGLATYLDLAVAHDITVANELYIDNFSIIMALIIGIVGSGIIVYGLGYMRVHEAHNDGSDRRNIFFSVMFAFLGAMFAIVFSNALTWMLCAWEITTVCSFALIGYTRTKEAIDNSFLQITLNLIGGIAFSIALVWVGSFYGTMELDVFISTTLSLASSGMAFVTYAPLLLFSLAAFTKAAQMPFQSWLLGAMVAPTPTSALLHSSTMVKAGVFLLIKISPCLGFTIPGFLVMTVGIATFLFCALAAISQPNAKRVLAYSTISNLGLIVACAGVGTDGAIWAAIFLLIFHAVAKSLLFLCVGTAEHHIGSRNIEDMDDLFERMPRLARLMAIGIMGMFIAPFGMLVSKWAALQSFAQSENVILLVLLVFGSAATFMFWTKWLGKILAIANNDAQDVELTVFRSEWASLGLMTVLTVGCCIGFPLISVSVVAPYLQTMFGVASNAIPIGDLWIMAIIALVIAVIFLGFSGNTKKRIAPVYLSGVGVDESARTFRNSFNGVSTATQRNWYMNDIFGERKMVLIGIVVSLTLIFSSFAFVVQSAAAEKDTLVGISAAHDSYEGSLWEQNNIDFTTYQQYYEYYRQSWEQNKDAFKEIGIEDMDDLMDTLFIQMFVQNSSSGTQDSDSSSSEGGNQ; encoded by the coding sequence ATAGCGACGACGGCGTTTCTTATCCTGTTTCCCGTGCTCGTCGCTCTTGTCTTGATGTTCGTGCGCAACGACCGTGCGCGTAGCTATATCACCGTTATAGGTGCGCTTGTCATTGCTTGCGGTAGCATCTTCTGCGCGGTGCAGTTCCTGTCGCCGGAAACCCACGTGTTTCCCGTCAGCGATACCGCCGCGATGGTCATCGATTACGTCGCGCTCGCAATCGAGCTCGTCTTGTGCCTCTACATCTTCGTCAAGGGCGTCTACTACAAGAAGCCGCTTGCCGTCGTGCTCGCCGTTATCCAGCTTGGTCTGGCGACCTATCTCGACCTCGCGGTAGCGCATGACATCACCGTTGCCAACGAGCTCTACATCGACAACTTCTCGATCATCATGGCGCTCATCATCGGTATCGTCGGCTCGGGCATCATCGTCTACGGTTTGGGCTACATGCGCGTGCATGAGGCTCATAACGATGGCTCCGATCGTCGTAACATCTTCTTCTCGGTCATGTTCGCCTTCCTCGGCGCCATGTTCGCGATCGTCTTCTCCAACGCGCTCACCTGGATGCTTTGCGCTTGGGAGATCACCACGGTTTGCTCGTTTGCCCTCATCGGGTACACGCGTACCAAGGAGGCCATCGACAACTCCTTTTTGCAGATCACGCTCAACCTGATTGGCGGCATCGCGTTTTCCATCGCCCTGGTCTGGGTCGGTAGCTTCTACGGCACGATGGAGCTCGACGTGTTCATTTCCACGACGCTCTCCCTGGCGTCAAGTGGCATGGCGTTCGTTACCTATGCACCTCTGCTGCTGTTCTCCCTCGCGGCATTTACCAAGGCAGCCCAGATGCCCTTCCAGAGCTGGCTGCTCGGTGCCATGGTCGCGCCCACGCCCACGTCGGCGCTGCTGCACTCATCGACCATGGTCAAGGCCGGCGTCTTCCTCCTCATCAAGATCTCTCCTTGTCTCGGCTTCACCATCCCCGGATTCCTCGTCATGACGGTCGGCATCGCGACCTTCCTGTTCTGCGCGCTTGCGGCTATCAGCCAGCCCAACGCGAAGCGCGTGCTCGCGTACTCGACGATTTCGAACCTTGGCCTCATCGTCGCCTGTGCCGGTGTCGGCACTGACGGCGCGATCTGGGCCGCCATCTTCCTACTCATCTTCCATGCGGTCGCCAAGTCTCTGCTCTTCCTATGCGTGGGCACCGCCGAGCATCACATCGGCAGTCGCAATATCGAGGACATGGACGATCTCTTCGAGCGCATGCCGCGCCTTGCCCGTCTCATGGCCATCGGCATCATGGGCATGTTCATCGCGCCCTTCGGCATGCTCGTCTCGAAATGGGCGGCATTGCAATCCTTCGCGCAGTCCGAGAACGTCATTCTGCTCGTTTTGCTCGTATTCGGATCGGCCGCGACCTTCATGTTCTGGACCAAGTGGCTTGGCAAGATCCTCGCCATCGCCAATAACGATGCTCAGGATGTCGAGCTCACCGTCTTTCGCAGCGAGTGGGCTAGCCTTGGCCTCATGACCGTTCTCACCGTCGGCTGCTGCATCGGCTTCCCGCTCATCTCGGTGTCCGTCGTGGCCCCGTACCTGCAGACCATGTTCGGCGTCGCCTCGAACGCCATACCCATCGGCGACCTGTGGATCATGGCGATCATCGCGCTCGTCATCGCCGTCATCTTCCTCGGCTTCTCCGGAAACACCAAGAAGCGCATCGCGCCGGTATACCTTTCGGGCGTCGGTGTGGACGAGAGCGCCCGCACCTTCCGCAACTCCTTTAACGGGGTCAGCACCGCCACACAGCGCAACTGGTATATGAACGACATCTTCGGCGAGCGCAAGATGGTGCTTATCGGCATCGTCGTCTCCCTCACGCTCATCTTCAGCTCCTTTGCCTTCGTCGTGCAGTCGGCGGCTGCCGAGAAAGACACGCTTGTGGGAATCTCCGCGGCACATGACTCCTACGAGGGCAGCCTGTGGGAGCAGAACAACATCGACTTCACCACCTACCAGCAATACTACGAGTACTATCGCCAGTCCTGGGAGCAGAACAAGGACGCCTTCAAGGAGATAGGCATCGAAGACATGGATGACCTCATGGATACGCTTTTCATCCAGATGTTCGTCCAGAACTCGTCTTCGGGTACGCAGGACTCCGATAGCTCGAGCAGTGAAGGGGGGAACCAATAA